The genomic interval GAGAGAACGGTCAAACCAATTTGACTGATTTGACTAAAAATCAAAAGGCGGTATTGAAAGTGCTAGCAGATGCTGATGGTGAGGCTCTCCGTGGTGTTGAGGTACGTCGTCGGCTGCGAGAAGATTATAATATAGAACTCACAAAGAACGGGATGAACTCGGTAATAAGCAGGCGATCAAGGTATCCAAGACATATGACAGATATCGGTTGGGTTGAACAAAGTGAGATTGAGGATAATACTAGACATGCTTACCATCGGCTCAAGCCGGAATATATCAATACAGTACGCGAGCAGCTCCAGTAAGCTACTTTGTACTATTTAAAATAAGACCGTTTAGAGCAGCTTTGCAGCTACACTGTACTGCGGAACACTATTTGTGGGTGCAGTATACATTTTAGTTACTTACGAAATGGCTGTTCTCGATGATTTGTCCGGGTTCGAGTTTGAGGATTTGATGGAGGATGTGTTCCGGAATCTCGGGTATGAGAACGTCCGGCAGGCCGAAAAAACGGCTGATGAAGGCCGTGACGTGTTGATGGAGGAAGTCGTTGACGGGACGCGCCGAGCGATTGTCGTTGAGTGTAAGCACACAGATACTGTCGGCCGGCCAGTCGTGCAGAAACTGCACTCCGCGATTTCGACGTTCGATTTCGACGGGCCCAAACGCGGGATGATCGTGACGACCGGGCGGTGTACTGGCCCGGCTCACGAGTACGTTGAGCGACTCCGGGAGAACGGTGATCCGTACCCGATTGAAATTATCGACGGGGAAGCTCTTCGTGACATCGCTGATGATGTCGGTCTGGATTTGTACAACGGCCGCATCGAAATTCTGTGTGACGAGACGCTTCGACCGTACGACCCGGCCGGGTCATCATCAGCGCCGATCCACCAGGCGTTCCGTGATATCGACAACATAGACGGTGGAGCCGTACCGGATCCGCAGTCCCATGTCACGTTCCGCCCGACAGTCACAGTCACGGCCGACACGGACGCGGTCTTCAAGACATCTGTCGGTGTTATCCATCGAATTAACGACCGGACGCGGTTCGTCATTCACGCCGACCGGGGGAATCCCACGATCGCCTCCGAGGATGTCGGTACCTTGGTTGCCGAGAATCGCCATGCAGCGGTCGAACTGACTGATGATGAGTTCGAAGACGCGTTCGATGGCGTCGAGCAAAATCGGTTCGGGCAGACACAAACAGAGTACAAAGAGTGGGCCGTCGATCAACTCCGGAGAGTGCACACCACAGACGTGACTTACACCGGCGACAACAACGTCACGTACACGAAGACGTGTGAACCGAATCTTTCAGATATCTCTGTGCAATCGATTAACGCTGTCTACCTCCCCGATGTCAGGCACTCGGTCCAGCTACAGAACTACACGTATCCGTACCAGTACTTCGCTGCCGGTCCGTCACGCGTTACGACCGAGGACGGCATCCACCAGTGCGTGCACTGCGAGACAAGTGGAGCAGGGGAACCGTACACGTATTGCTCGAATTGCGGCGCGATAAGCTGCGAGAAGCACATCAAGA from Halomicroarcula saliterrae carries:
- a CDS encoding restriction endonuclease codes for the protein MAVLDDLSGFEFEDLMEDVFRNLGYENVRQAEKTADEGRDVLMEEVVDGTRRAIVVECKHTDTVGRPVVQKLHSAISTFDFDGPKRGMIVTTGRCTGPAHEYVERLRENGDPYPIEIIDGEALRDIADDVGLDLYNGRIEILCDETLRPYDPAGSSSAPIHQAFRDIDNIDGGAVPDPQSHVTFRPTVTVTADTDAVFKTSVGVIHRINDRTRFVIHADRGNPTIASEDVGTLVAENRHAAVELTDDEFEDAFDGVEQNRFGQTQTEYKEWAVDQLRRVHTTDVTYTGDNNVTYTKTCEPNLSDISVQSINAVYLPDVRHSVQLQNYTYPYQYFAAGPSRVTTEDGIHQCVHCETSGAGEPYTYCSNCGAISCEKHIKTERLDQEPVCTGCAVTERFALKTKYFYNDENLDEFREEYGEMSIPEKAMENTILSSAVLLLVMAFAVGVGIALL